Proteins co-encoded in one Sparus aurata chromosome 18, fSpaAur1.1, whole genome shotgun sequence genomic window:
- the igfbp7 gene encoding insulin-like growth factor-binding protein 7, with the protein MKSSTVFLVLVPVLSVLSILPVLSARVQAGLGCGPCDPAQCAPLPGEGCPAGSLLDSCGCCSVCAAAEGELCGGRRAAARRCGSGLECIKRDEDKKNKLGVCACKSNYEVCGTNGLTYRSGCALKSASLTAESEGSDPISIQNKGRCATAPIIVTPPGEVYNVSGSQVYLSCEAVGVPTPVLTWKKVLGGRKRMELLPGDRDNLAIQTRGGPEKHEVTGWVLISPLTKEEEGSYECHATNSKGEASAAGAIHLVESIDDIIIKKVTKEDEL; encoded by the exons ATGAAGTCCTCTACCGTctttctggttctggttccgGTTCTGTCGGTCCTCTCGATCCTCCCAGTGCTATCAGCCCGAGTCCAAGCAGGTCTGGGCTGTGGACCCTGTGACCCAGCTCAGTGTGCTCCTCTCCCGGGGGAGGGCTGCCCTGCTGGCTCTCTGCTGGATTCCTGTGGTTGCTGCTCGGTGTGCGCTGCTGCGGAGGGAGAGCTGTGTGGTGGGCGCCGCGCCGCAGCTCGTCGCTGTGGCTCCGGGCTGGAGTGCATCAAAAGGGACGAGGACAAGAAGAACAAGCTGGGAGTCTGTGCCTGTAAGAGCAACTATGAAGTCTGCGGAACCAATGGGCTGACGTACCGGAGCGGCTGTGCACTGAAGAGCGCCAGCCTGACAGCAGAGTCTGAGGGCAGTGACCCCATCAGCATTCAGAACAAGGGCCGCTGCGCCACAG CTCCGATCATCGTCACTCCTCCAGGTGAGGTCTACAATGTGAGTGGCTCTCAGGTGTACCTGAGTTGTGAAGCGGTGGGCGTGCCaacacctgtcctcacctggaAGAAG GTCCTTGGTGGAAGAAAGAGGATGGAGCTTCTTCCTGGAGACAGGGACAACCTGGCGATTCAAACAAGAGGAGGACCAGAGAAACATGAAGTGACCGGCTGGGTCCTG ATCTCCCCTCTGAccaaagaggaggaaggatcGTACGAGTGTCACGCCACCAACTCCAAGGGAGAAGCTTCAGCTGCTGGAGCCATTCACCTGGTCGAGTCCAtcgatgacatcatcatcaagaAAG TGACGAAGGAAGACGagctgtga
- the cox18 gene encoding cytochrome c oxidase assembly protein COX18, mitochondrial: protein MLTVGSLLRFGILQLPVQRICPAVFNRKSPLPGHTCSAPRSGGLSAVCYHMLPIRTLSDVLTRSGLRTPLNVWTLSGLRTPSGVRTLSGLRTLSGPWTSSGVRRLSGGGGDGAGEAGWYNNLSDSAPVHLCEHFLVSVQQVSGLPWWLSIVMSTLCVRTLITLPLAAYQMVIIAKVEVLQVEISELAKRLRYEVSVRALERGWTEKQSRFQFQKNLRRIVSQLYVRDNCHPFKASLLVWVQLPLWISLSLALRNLSLDQSALQSNLKAGGVLWFSDLTLPDSTWILPVCLGLTNLLVVEVFSLQRVNPSRVQRFVTNSIRAFSVLMVPIAASVPSSMALYWFSSSLVGFSHNLLLRSPAIHKILKLKTQRSEAPYRDLLTAFVSKYCK from the exons ATGTTGACTGTGGGGTCGTTGCTGAGGTTTGGCATCTTGCAGCTACCTGTACAAAGAATCTGTCCTGCTGTGTTCAATAGAAAGTCACCTTTACCTGGTCACACCTGCTCTGCACCTCGGTCTGGTGGACTGTCTGCAGTCTGCTATCACATGTTACCTATCAGGACGCTGTCAGATGTTTTGACCAGGTCAGGTCTGAGGACACCATTAAATGTGTGGACACTATCAGGTCTGAGGACACCATCAGGTGTCAGGACACTGTCAGGTCTGAGGACACTGTCAGGTCCGTGGACATCATCAGGTGTGAGGAGGCTctcaggtggtggtggtgatggtgcaggagaggCAGGATGGTACAACAACCTGTCAGACTCGGCTCCAGTTCACCTGTGTGAGCACTTCCTGGTGAGCGTGCAACAGGTAAGTGGGCTGCCGTGGTGGCTGAGCATCGTCATGTCAACGCTCTGTGTCCGGACACTCATCACTCTGCCGCTCGCCGCCTACCAGATGGTCATCATCGCTAAG gtggaggtgctgcaggtggagaTCTCAGAGCTGGCCAAGAGGCTTCGATATGAAGTGTCTGTCCGTGcgcttgagagaggctggacagagaaacagagccG GTTTCAGTTCCAGAAGAATCTGCGTCGGATTGTTTCTCAGCTCTACGTCAGAGACAACTGTCACCCCTTCAAAGCCTCTCTGCTAGTTTGGGTTCAACTTCCACTGTGGATCAGCCTCTCTCTGGCCCTCAGAAACCTGAGTCTGGACCAGTCCG CACTACAGTCCAATCTGAAAGCAGGGGGCGTTCTGTGGTTTTCTGACCTCACCTTACCTGACTCTACCTGGatcctacctgtctgtctgggACTCACCAACCTGCTTGTGGTAGAG gtgttttctctgcagagaGTCAACCCCTCACGTGTTCAGAGGTTTGTGACAAACTCCATCAGAGCATTCTCCGTGTTGATGGTTCCCATCGCTGCTTCAGTCCCATCT TCTATGGCTCTGTACTGGTTTTCCTCCAGTTTGGTGGGATTCAGTCACAACCTTCTCCTTCGTTCTCCTGCGATCCACAAAATTCTcaaactgaaaactcagagatCTGAGGCTCCGTACAGAGACCTGCTGACAGCGTTTGTCTCCAAATACTGCAAGTAA